CCCGCTTTGGACGGGTCGACCTCGAAGAGGATGATCCGTGCCCCCTCCTGAGCGAACTGGATGCTTTCGTCCATCTTCTTCAGCATCCGTTGTTGATACCTTCCTCCCGCTTGCTCAACCGGGTCGTCCGAAGCGAGTGCCCGGACGATCTCGCCCTGTGCTTTTTGGCGGATCATTTCCTTTTTTGATTCCACCATCGCAAGCAGTTCTTCAGCGGCATCCTCGTCGTTGGCGGTGATGATAAAATTGGTGAGACTCTGGTTCGAAAAGTTCACACGCAATTCGATCTGGCTGATCAAGTCGGGTAGCTTTCTTAGATCTTCCAACTCCGGCGGTAGGTCGGCTTGTGCCATGCCCATGTTGATCAAGGGGCGAAGCGTCGCTGTGTTAATCATGACGAACAGGTCATCGCCCTTTGTGGCAGCAGCCACCTTAGCAGCTAAGGGTCCAACACCGTTCAGTCGAACCGGCTTCGTCAATTCTTGCATGGAATAGTCAGGCGTGAGCAAGAATGACTTCGCGTCAGGCTGAATAATACTGGGGGCCATGAACTCCTGACTCTTCCAATACTCCTTACCATTGACTTCACCCATCACGGTGTGGCGGGTTAATTCTTCCGATTGCAGATTTGCCGCTTCGGTGAAGCGGACCAAAGCAGTGTAGTTCGGAGGTCCGTTCGTTGGCGGTGATACCGAAATGACAATTTGGTCGGACTTCAGCGGGTCGAGGCCCGTCTCCTTGACCATCGCCGCCTGGATGACTTCGGTCGGCGCCATCTCCATCACTTGCGAGTTCAGAACCTGTCCCGGGCGTGCAACGATAACTACCGCGGCGTCGGATAGGACGTAGGATAGATCGAATTCCGAAGCAGGTGCTAAAGGCTTCTTGGCTAAGAGTGTGGTGTCTGAATTGGTACGAGACTTCACCGCGTCCTGAGCAATCACTGATGCGGCTGGACCGCCGATCATGACGGCCATCAGCAGAAGACAGATAACCTGGTGAAGAAAACGACCCGGGCGAGGCAACAGAGGATAAGAAGCACGCATGGTGGAACTCCTGCAGAGTTGAGAAGGGACGCCACAGCATGCGGCATTCCGCTTCTTCCAGCGTACCCCTGCTACCCTGACGGCGTCAATCTGCCGAGCTTCCTGCGAACGCCTAATTCGTCGATTTCGCGTTAGGCCTATTTCGCATTGGGATTGGGCGTAGGCATCTTCGCTTCGACAGATTGCTGCCAATTCTCAAGTTGCATGGCTAAGCGTTCCGCAACATCCGGATGTTGATCAGCGAGATTGTGTTTCTCGCCCAGGTCGTTCGCCAAATCGAAGAGTTCCCGTCTGCCATCTTCGAACCAGTGAATCAGCTTCCAATGACCCTCGCGAATTGCTGCCCCCGGCGCACCGCCTTGATTGCCGTAGTGGGGGTAGTGCCAAAAGGATGCTTCGCGTTCAAACTCATCACCTGTCAAAACAGGGCTGAAGTCAGAACCATCGATCTCACTGAGGTCCTCCGCTCCGGAGCCTGTCAGCGTCAGCAGTGCCGGGAAGTAGTCCGTACTTGTGACAACCGCTTGCGAGGTTTCTCCAGCGACTTCTGAACCGGGGACGCGGACGATCAACGGCACGCGAATTCCCCCTTCGTATAGCCAGCCTTTCCCAGCTCGCAGCGGCCGATTACTCGTGGGAGAACCTTCAGCCGTACTCAGCCCGCCATTGTCCGAAGTAAAAATGACGATGGTATTGTCTTCGAGGCCTTGGTCGTGCAAGCCCTGCAGGACTCTTCCGACAGCCAAGTCCATCGCCTCGACCATCCCCGCGTAGACGGCGTGGTCTTGGACTTCGCGATTCTGCCGCTCGCCTTCTGGGATAAAACGCTCCGTCGCAAGTTCGAGTTGAGTTCGTTTCTCCTCGTACTTCGCTTTCAAATCATCCCGAGCAATCAGCGGGGTGTGCACTGAGTAGAACGAAAGCATCGCAAAGAAAGGTTTCCCCTTGCAGTCTTTCATGAAATCAACCGTCTCTCGAGCGAGCCGATCGGGCAGATGCTCACCCGGAGGACCGTCTTCCAGACGTGGATTTCCGTAAGGAACAAAATACTTGCCCGGGCCGTAAGGGCCGCCCCGTTCCCAACCACCTTTATTGATTTGATACCCGTGATCTTCCGGCCAACTTCCTTTGGGCCCCAAGTGCCACTTGCCCGCGAAAAAGGTTTGGTAGCCGGCATTTTGAAAAAGTTCGGCAAGGGTTGTTTCACTCTCCGGCAGTCGCTCAACATAAGGTGCCGGCAAGAGGGGTTTATCTCGCGTCCAATGCTTGCTCATGCGGTTAGGTTGTGGTGCTCCGAACCAATCGGTTGTATCCATTCTCGCAGGATACATGCCCGTTTGGATCGCAGCACGCGTCGGCGAACAGACAGGGCACGCGGCGTAGGCGTCAGTGAATCGGACCCCTTCTGCGGCCAAGCCATCAAGGTGGGGCGTTTCGTAGAAGGTGCTGCCGTAGCAACTGAGGTCTGTCCAGCCGAGGTCATCGGCCACAATCAACAGGACATTCGGTCTCGACTCTTGGGCTATGCCTAGAGGTACTGCGAGGTAGAAAGCATTCGTGATGAGAAATGAAAGTAAGAATGTGCTTTGGACTGGTTGCATAGGCTTCACTGTCATCGTTGGTAAATCGGCAGGAGTTGGTAGCCTGTTGTGAGAGCTAGTATAGACATCGAAGTGGGATAGCAAGGACCAAAGTCGGCGGTTGTGTCGTGCTGCGAGAGCCAAGAACCGTCCCGCTGCTGCCCGCGAACAATCCCCATTGCGAGAGAAGGGTAATACTCCTTCCAGTAATGCCCTCCCATTTGAGCCATCGCCTGCGACGAATAATAGGCCGCGTAGGAAAAACGTTCCAAATCATCGTAACGTCGACTCGGGTGGGCGAGCAACCAATCGGCGGCGTCTTGGCAGAGCGGATCGTCCGCCGCACCGCCCAAAGCAAGCGTGAGCAAACCGCAGCCTGTCATGGGATGGTTCGCCATGTGTGTCCCCTCAGCGAAGTAAGAAAAGGCACCGCGCCTGCGGTTCCGATCTCCCAGTGGAACGTGGCATCGCCGCACGTAGGCGACCGCCTCTTCAGCGAATTCTTGCCTGACTTCGAAGCCAGCATTCAGAGCAGAGCGATAAAACATCAGATGCCAAGCCGTAACCGATAAGTCAGACTCGAAGTCAGCTCCCTCGGTACTGCGTCGAATGTATCGCCAGCCACCGACGTCCTGAGGACGTGGCTTTCTCTTGGTTTGTAACTGCCGTGTTCTAGCAATCGCACGCTCGATGGCTGACCGTAGTCGCTCGTCGCGACGCTCAGGGTTCATACCATAAGCTTCGCTGAGCATCACGCCAGCGATCGCGTGGTTATAGGTAGCTGTATGTGACGGTCGCCGTCGCACGTGAACTGCTTCGGGCCGTTTGTAGCTGAAGAGCCCATCTTCGAGCTGACAAGACAAGACGAACTCAACCGCTCGCTGCAGTTGCTTGCCATAAGGACCAGTACCTGGCTGATGTCCGCGCGACATGAATGCCAACAAAGCCAGCGCGGTGATTCCTGGCTGGCCCGCTGGCCGAGCAGAGTAGAACTCGCCCTGGTTGCCTTGCTTGGCAAGTAACCACTCAAGCCCGCGATCGACGGATGCGTCGAGCTGATTCCATTGGGCTTCAGTGAGGGCATTCGCGAGTGGTTCACGCGAAGGGCCTTGGGCACGAGCGAGCTGCAATGAACAACTTCCCAGAAATGGAAAAGTGAAAGCGAGAGCCAACCACTTTCTTGAGTTACCTCGCATTATCATCTCGCTTGCTTTGAGCTACGCCTTCTGACCCTCTTTTACCCAACTATCACGCAAGGTCGCCGTTCGATTGAATACGGGCTTGCCCGCTTTCGAATCAATCGGATCGGCATAGAAGTAACCGAGCCGCTCAAACTGAAATTGCTCTCCCGATTCCACTTTCCCAAGGGCAGGTTCGACTTTTGCCATCAATGTTTCTAGCGAATTCGGATTCAGGTTGTTGAGAAAAGTTCCGCCTTCAGGGGCCTTATCAGGGTTCTCGACACGGAACAAGTGATCATACAACCGCACCTCTGCTTCGACCGCTTGCTCGGCATCCACCCAGTGAATCGTCCCTTTCACCTTCTTGTCATTGTGTTTAGCCGTTGTGTCAGGATTGAATGAGCAGTGCAACTCCGTGACTTCTCCGGCTTCGTTTTTGACGATTTCCTCAAGCACTGCGATACCTGCACCACGCAGCCGCACCGCGCCGTCTGGCTTCAAGCGGAAAAACTTTTTGGGGGCATCTTCCTGGAAGTCGTCTTGTTCGATGTAGATCACGCGTCCTAATTTGACTTTTCTGGTACCGAGTTCTTGCTGCTGCGGATGGTTCGGCAGTTCGCACGTCTTCGCCACTTCGCCCTCAGCCACGTTGGTCAGCACAACTTTCAAGGGTCGCAGCACGCCCATTCTGCGCTGTGCATTCTCGTTAAGGTCCTCGCGGATCGCATCCTCTAGCCAGACCATATCGATCGTACTATTCACTTTCGTCACACCAACGCGTTCGCAGAACGACCGGATGGCTTGCGCGGTGTAACCGCGACGCCGCAGCCCTCGGAGCGTCGGCATGCGCGGATCGTCCCAACCGGCAACGTGCTTTTCCGTGACAAGTTGCAGGAGCTTCCGCTTACTCATCACGGTGTAAGTCAGGTTGAGACGCGCGAACTCGATCTGTCGCGGATGATGGATTTCCAGAGTCTCGCAAAACCAATCGTAGAGTGGACGATGGTTCTCGAACTCTAAGGTGCAGATGGAATGTGTAATCCCTTCAAGCGAATCGCTTTGCCCGTGCGTGAAGTCGTACGAAGGATAAATGGACCACTCATCTCCCGTCCGCTGGTGATGAGCATGTTTGATACGATACATGACTGGATCGCGGAGATTGATATTGGGCGAGGACATATCGATCTTCGCTCGCAGGGTCCGCTCGCCATCGGCGAACTCGCCGGCCTTCATCTTGGCGAACAGTTCGAGATTTTCTTCTACCGTACGATCGCGAAAAGGGCTTGGCTTGCCAGGCTCAGTGAGCGTCCCGCGATACTCACGCATTTGTTCCGCGTTAAGGTCGCAAACGTAGGCTTTCCCTGCTTCGATAAGCTGGACCGCCCAGTCATGGAGTTGCCCGAAGTAGTCGGACGCATAGAACAGCCGGTCTTCCCAATCCCCGCCCAGCCAACGCACGTCGTCGATGATCGCGTCGACGTATTCCTGCTCTTCCTTGGCAGGGTTGGTATCGTCGAATCGCAGATTGAACTTTCCGTCGTACTGACCGGCGATTCCGAAGTTCAGACAGATGCTCTTCGCGTGACCAATATGGAGGTAGCCATTGGGCTCGGGAGGAAACCGAGTATGCACCTGACCATCGTTCTTACCTTTCTCCAGATCAGCATCTATGATCTGTTCGATAAAGTTACGGGACTGCTTCTCAGGCTCTTTCTCTGACTCTGCTGCTTCCATGATGGCTCTGCTGGAGTTCCGAATCTGGTAGTTTGGGTGAGTTCAAGGCATTGTAGCTTTGACTACTGGTTCAGGCATCCCCATAAGCGATTGTCACCGCTACCGATTCAGCCACCAGAACGAAGCATTCAACAGCGTCGCGAAGCTCACCCAGAGCCAGTAGGGAACTAGCAACCAGGCCGCCAACTTCGCGTTCCGTTGGCTAAGCCGGCGAGCGGCGAGGATCGTTGCCCCGATCGCGAGCCAGAGGAATGTGATCTCGATCAACGCCAAGCCGGGGCGGTGAGCGCCGAAGAAAATCGCTGACCAAGCGACGTTGAGCACCATTTGCACAGCCCACAACTTCATCCCCAGTGACTTCGGACCCGCACGCCAGATTAACCAGCCGGCTACAGCGATCATCACATAGAGCGGTGTCCACACGACGGGAAAAACCCAGCCCGGCGGGTTGATGGCCGGTTTGTTGAGCGAGGCGAACCACTGGCCGGGTGGGTACAACTGCCCAACGCCAATCGCAGCCGCTGAGATTGCGAGAAATACGGCTAGTGCTGGCCAGTGTGTGCTTTTCTCTGTCGTCTCTTCTGTCATAAGTTGTCATCTTCTCGTTTCAACAAGTTGTCCAATCGCCTGCCTGAAATCGCCAGCCCTATTCCAATGATCAAGCTTCCGATTCCCGCAAGGGCCATGTCCTTCTGGGGATCCCAGAAGTCTCCTTGCTGTCCATTGTATCTCTCAGCAAATTCCGGTGCGGCAACGATCGCCAGCAACCACTCGAAAATCTCGTAAGCCGCACTCACCGCTAATACTGCCGTGAAAGCCAAGCTGATGGCGTGCAACCGTTTGAGACGCCAAAGCTTCACGCAAGCTTCGGCCAGCGGGTAAGTAAACAGGATTCCAAACGCCAAGTGAACGAACCGATCGTAGTGGTTGCGTTTCCATCCGAACGCTTCCGACGTGTCGGTTCCCAGAATCGCGTTGATCCAGTTGTCATAAGGCACATACGAATAGATCCACCGTGCGCCAACGATATGAAGCAAGAGAAAGGCAGTGATGCAAGCCATGGAAAGATTACTCAGCCACCTACGTTGAGAATTGGCGAGCAAGAATGCTATGCCGAAGACGGTAGGCACGTGTTGCAACCATTGTTGCCTTGGGTAGATCGGAGACATGAGACTTAGTGCCAGCGATGCGGCACAGAAAACGGCCAGTAACAATTGGTACTGCGAGCGAGAATTCGTTTCCGACGTGGTAGTCAATTTTGCTCTCTCCCCAATAGCGAGTCTCGCGGCGAAGAAGAACCTACTTCTGGCAGCGAAACCACTAGATTTCAAGCGTTTCACTCGTGCTCGCTCTACATCATTTCGAACCCTCGTGCGGCATGCGTCGTACACCATGATGCATCTGGGCATCATCAGGTTGCCCTCTGGCAACGCTACGCCACGCGACGTGGAAGGTCGTCAACGCGTTGCCTTCTCAGGTTCCGGTCGTGACGTGCGCGGCGGCAAAGTTTTCCAAGCTTGCCACGCTTCAACGATCCGCAATCCTCATGTTTCTGAACTAAGTTTCAGATGTTGCCCAAGCTATTGCAAGGCTTGCGGAAGTTTGTGCAACCAAGCCGCTGAATTACACAAACTTCGTAGTTCTCCCCACTACGGCAGATTAGCGGCAAGCTTTTCTGATTGTTCTTGTTTACATTGAATTGCCAGTTGGGCAAACAGCGTCGTCGCGAGGGAACGCCGTCTGTCACCCAGCTTAGGCAGAGAGAGGGGAACGGGCGGATGCCCAAGAGCAAAACGGACACGAATCGGCTGAATAGCCAAATCGAGTCGCTTGAAGAGCGGCTGGCGATGACGGCTAACCCGCTGACGGGTTTCTTGGGTGGTGGCATTGAGCACCATTCGTTTGATGAGCCCCCAGTGCTCAACCAACATGTTGAGCAACAAATACAACAGCAGGTAGAGCGGACCGCCGACTTTTGGCGTGACCCAACCGAGCAAGTCGATCTCGACTCGTACTTCCAAGAGATCGATCAGCATCTCAACAGCGCCCACAATACCACCGGGCTGAACGACGTCCGCGAAGACTACGGCTTTCGTGGAAACGGACAGACGGTAGTTGTCATCGACAGCGGTATCGCCTACGACCACTATGCCCTTGGTGGTGGTTTCGGAAGCGATTACCGCGTGGTTGGTGGATACGACTTCACCGGCTGGGGCGATGACGATCCCTACGACAGCGGTCCTTCAGGTTCCCACGGCACCCATGTTGCAGGCATCATTGGCAGTACGGACAGCACGCACGAAGGCGTCGCCCCTGGTGCTGATCTTGTCGGTTTGCGGGTGTTCGACGACGATGGCAACGGCTACTTCCACTGGGTTGAAAGTGCCTTGCAGTGGGTCCACCAGAACAAAGATGCGTTCGAAAACCCAATTACCGCCGTGAATCTTTCGCTGGGGGTTTCGAACTGGAACTCCAGCGCGATCCCCGGTTGGGCAAACCTTGAGAACGAGTTCGCTCAGCTCGAAGCAGACGGCATCTTCATCGCGGTTTCGGCTGGTAATAGCTACCAGAGCTTTAACGCGCCCGGCCTCAGCTACCCAGCGGCTAGCCCCTACGTCATTCCCGTGATGTCGGTCGATGACAGCGGTAATCTCAGCTACTACAGCCAGCGACACGATCGGGCAATTGCTGCTCCAGGACGTTCGATTTATAGCACCGTTCCTGACTACAACGGTAACAACAACGGCGTCACTGACGACTTCCGCGCGAAGAGCGGCACGAGCATGGCCTCGCCTTACGTTGCCGGTGCCAGTATCTTGGTTCGCGAAGCGATGGAGTTCGTTGGCCAAACGGGAATCACGCAAGACACGATCTTCGATCACATGATCGCGACAGCGGATTCGTTCTTCGACTCCGCTTCGAATTCTTCCTACAGTCGTTTGAACATCCAGGCAGCCATCGATGCTTTGATGCCCACCGACGATTATGGCGACAGCGCCGGCGCTGCCCATAGCCTGGGAACCATCACCGATACGGCCTCGGTCAGCGGTGTGATCTCGAAAATCGCCGACGCGGATTACTTCAGCTTCACCGCGGGTTCGACCGGCACGGTCAGCTTTACCGCGACCAATATGACTCACGAGCTGGCCGCCCAGTGGACCGCGGTAGGAGGTACCGTTTCCGGTGCGAATGGCGAAACCATTACGCTTGATGTAGTCGCTGGCCAAACTTACACCGTCGGCCTGGGAACTTCCGACGGGCTCGGTTACTTCGACATCGACGTGACCGCGGAGTCCAGCTTCTCGTTTGTTGATTGGGGAGCGTTCCTCTCTGGAGCAGTGAACGATGTCGTCGTTGCTGGCGAAGGCTGGTATCGAGTTGAAGCTTCTCAGAATGGATACATGACGGTACAGGCTGCGTTCGACGCCGCCGGGGGAGACATCAATCTTGAGCTTTACAATGAGAACCTGGAACTGATCGACGCTGGGGCCACCCGCGTCGACGTTTTGGCAAGCTCAGGCGAAGCCTTCTACGTCCACGCCGTGGGAACCAACGCCGACGTTGATTTCCAGATGACCAATCTGGTGAATCTCTCCGGCGGAGTCGTTACCGTCACCGGCACTAGCGGCGATGATAACTTTAGCTTCACGGCGGGCAGTACTTACAACGTTTCCGTCAACGATGTCGCCTACGACTTCAGCCTAGGCGAAGTCAGCACCGTCAACTTCGATGGCGGAAGTGGCACGGACGTCTTCGTCGCCTACGGATCAACCGGTGACGAGACCGGCGAGCTTCGCGAGGATTCCGCTTCCCTAACCGGAGCGAACTACACGGTCACCGCTACCAGCGTCGAACAGAACACCCTTCATGGAGGAGGAGGATCAGACACGGTAGCTGTCTACGACACCGCAGGGGACGACATCTACCGCACGTACGTTGATCGTGTTGAAATGTCACTGAGCACCGGCAACGTTCTAGCAGCTCACGGATTCGCAGTGACCCACGGTTACGCGAGCACTGGGCAGGACGAAGCCTTTAGCTACGACTCCGCAGGCGACGACCTCTATCGCACCTACGCTGATCGCACCGTCATGAGTGGGTCGGGCTTCAGCAACGAGACTCACGACTTTGATAAAACGTATGCCTACGCTTCGACTGGGCACGATCAGGTCACCACCTACGACTCCGCGGGAGACGATCTTTATCGCACATGGCACGATCGCGTGATCATGAGCGGCGACGGTTACTACAACTACGCCGGCGGATTTGACCAAACAACCGCCCAAGCCTCAACCGGTTACGATCTCGTCTACTCCTATGATTCCGATGGAGACGACCTGTACCGTGCATGGGCGGATCGAGTTGTTCTATCAGGCGACGGGTTTTCCAACTACGCTGCTGGTTTCGATAGAAGTTACGTCTACGGATCAACTGGCAACGACGTCTCCTACTCGTATGATTCCGATGGCGACGATGTCCTGCGAACGTGGGCTGATCGTTCGGTCCTCTCAGGTGACGGATTCTACAACTACGTACAGAACTTCGATCGCACCTACACCTACGGCACCAATGGCGACGACCGGGCCTACCTCTACGACTCGGCGGGTGACGATCTTTATCGTGGCTGGGCGGACCGCGCAGTGATCTCAGGCGATCACTTCTACAACTACGTGCAAGACTTCGATCGCACGTATGCGTATGCATCAACCGGCAACGACATTGCTACGGTCTACGATTCTGCGGGAGACGATCTCTTCCGTGCTTGGAGCGACCGCACTGTCATGAGCGGCGACGGATTCTACAACTACGCCCAAGGCTTTGATCAATCCACAGGCAATGCCAGCACTGGCAACGACACGGCTACGTTCTACGATTCGATAGCCGACGATAGCCTGCTGGTCCGTGACTGGGGAACTCGGCTCTCTGGAACCGGATTCAGCAATACCGCTGCCGGATTCGATAACGTATCAGCACATGCCGTGAATGGTGGAGACAACGACTCGGACATTGAAGCCGTTGACTATATCTTCAGCAGTGTCGGCGCCTGGTAAGACTAGGCTGCAACCGCTGTCGGATTCGCGTACTCGCCAAGCACACATTCACTCGCATCTTCCGCAATCTGTTCTGCGGTGATGTAATAGGCTTCTTCAAGGGCAAAGCTTGAAGGGGCGGGGGCGTCGGCAAGCGTCGTGCGTCGCACTGGGGCTCGCAAGGAACTGAAAGCTTCGTCTGCGACCGTGGCAGCAACCTCCGCCGCGAAGCCGCACGTCTTCCACGCTTCATCGACGACCAAGAGCCGACCTGTCTTCTTCACGGAGGCGACTACGGTTTCACGATCCCACGGCTTCAGTGACCGCAGATCGATGACTTCTGCATCGATCCCCTTCACAGCCAATTGCTCAGCTGCTTCCACGCTCTTGGGAACCATGCTCGAAAGGGCGACGATCGTAAGGTCCGTGCCCTCACGACGAACTGCCGCCTTCCCAATCTCGACTTCGTAAAGCTCCTTAGGGACTTCTTCTTCCAAGTCGTATAGCGAGCGATCATCGATATACATGACGGGGCTGTCGTCTCGATTCGCAGCAACCAGCAAGCCTTTGGCGTCATAAGCCGTCGAAGGCATCACGACTTTCAAGCCCGGAATATGAGCAAACATCGCCTGCAAAGCTTGCGAGTGCTGAGCCCCCTGCTCGCCGCGACGGTTAATCACTGCGCGGATCACCAGCGGAGCTGAACCCTTCCCCTCAAACACGTAGGACCAGTTGGCCGCCTGATTCACAATCGGATCAACGGCCAGCAACATGAAATCCATCCGAGGATGGAATACAATGGGACGCATCCCCGCGATCGCCGCACCGATGGCCGCCCCCGTTGTGGCGTTCTCACTTACCGGAGAATCGATTACGCGTTCGCAACCGAACTCTTTATCCAAGTCCTTCATGCTCGCACCCGCGTACCAAGGACTCCAAAGCCCCTGGCCCAAGATAAACACCCGCGGATCGCTCGCCAGAAGTTGACGATGGGCTTCGCAAATGGCTCCGGCGTAATTGAGTTTTCGCATCTCGAATCCGTTCTAACTTGTTGTGTGCCACTGCTGACTTGTCCAGCAGTGCCACCCGAATAGTCAAAGTTTGCTAGGCAGCTTCCGAATAGACGTGTCGTAAAACTTCGGATCCCATCGGTTCAGGGGAGTTTCTCGCGTATTCCAACGCTGCCGCTACTTCTTCTTCAACCTCCTGCCTGAGGTCTGCTAGCGCTGGCTCGGTAACACCTTGCTCTACGAGTTCCTGTCGGCAACGGAGCAGCGGATCGCGTTTGATCCAATCCTTGAGTTCGTCCTTACGCTTCACACCGACGTCATAGTCCCACGCCGGTCCAACATGGCCTCGCCAGCGGAACGTGCGGCACTCAAGCAGCGTCGGCCCTGCGCCGGCACGAGCACGGGCCGTGGCTCGCTTGCTTGCTTCGAAGACAGCCGTCACATCGTTGCCATCGACACTCTCTCCAACAATGCCGTGAGCTTCGGCACTCTTGAGGATGTTGTCCTCACGGCGGCGCTGGTGAATTCCCATGTGACTGGAGTACAGATTATTCTCGCAAACGAAGAGTACTGGCAAGTTGTTAACGCCGGCCAGATTGAGTGACTCGTGAAAGTGCCCCTCTTCGGTGGCACCGTCACCGAAGAAGCTCACCGCCACACGGTCCTCACCACGCAACTTCGCCGCGAGCGCCGCCCCTACGGCAATGGGAATCGTCGCAGCAACGATTGGTACCGTGCCCATCACGCCAACGCTCGTATCAATCACATGCATCGAACCACCTCGGCCGCCGCAACAACCCGTGCTGCGGCAAAAGATTTCCGCCATAAGGGCCTGCATGTCGCCGCCCTTCGCCAGGTAATGACCATGCGAGCGATGTGCTCCGAAAATTTGGTCGTCGGTGGTCAGCGCTTCGCAAACCCCTACCGGCGGAGCTTCCTGACCAATGCAAAAGTGACAAGGTGTACGGATCTCGCCGGCTTCGACAACATCGGCTACGGCTTCTTCGAATAGTCGAATCCTGAGCATCGAGCGATAGAATCGCAGGAGATCCGTCTGCTCATTTACATTATTGAGTGTCTTCATCGCGGGCCTACTTTCTTGCATCGATAGCATGGATTCAATCAGGCTGCTCTTGCTCGGTCAGCATCACGGGCGGTTTCGATTAATTGCTGGTAGCTTGCTTCGGAAAGCTGCCAGTCGGCAGCTCCCAGATTCTCGACGACTTGCTGCGGACGCTTCGCACCAAACAGCACACTGCCGACACCATCGGTGTCGAGCAGCCAACGCATCGCCGTCTGTGCCGGGCTCTTCCCGACGCGAG
The genomic region above belongs to Lacipirellulaceae bacterium and contains:
- a CDS encoding DUF1559 domain-containing protein, whose product is MRASYPLLPRPGRFLHQVICLLLMAVMIGGPAASVIAQDAVKSRTNSDTTLLAKKPLAPASEFDLSYVLSDAAVVIVARPGQVLNSQVMEMAPTEVIQAAMVKETGLDPLKSDQIVISVSPPTNGPPNYTALVRFTEAANLQSEELTRHTVMGEVNGKEYWKSQEFMAPSIIQPDAKSFLLTPDYSMQELTKPVRLNGVGPLAAKVAAATKGDDLFVMINTATLRPLINMGMAQADLPPELEDLRKLPDLISQIELRVNFSNQSLTNFIITANDEDAAEELLAMVESKKEMIRQKAQGEIVRALASDDPVEQAGGRYQQRMLKKMDESIQFAQEGARIILFEVDPSKAGANAQLTYVATTGILVALLLPAVQAAREAARRNQSMNNLKQIMLALLNYEATHGHFPPNAIYNDEGKALLSWRVMILPFLEEQALYDRFNLDEPWDSENNKRLIEQMPAVFSEPSAPLDPKEGKTHYLLPVAEDSIFDGSAEGMRLRRITDGLSNTIAVLQVDSTAAVEWTKPADWKMNPQNVLGGLDGAVHPMGFLSAFADGSVQFISSDIDLGMFKAMLTKDGGEVVNR
- a CDS encoding DUF2238 domain-containing protein is translated as MTTTSETNSRSQYQLLLAVFCAASLALSLMSPIYPRQQWLQHVPTVFGIAFLLANSQRRWLSNLSMACITAFLLLHIVGARWIYSYVPYDNWINAILGTDTSEAFGWKRNHYDRFVHLAFGILFTYPLAEACVKLWRLKRLHAISLAFTAVLAVSAAYEIFEWLLAIVAAPEFAERYNGQQGDFWDPQKDMALAGIGSLIIGIGLAISGRRLDNLLKREDDNL
- a CDS encoding sulfatase, yielding MQPVQSTFLLSFLITNAFYLAVPLGIAQESRPNVLLIVADDLGWTDLSCYGSTFYETPHLDGLAAEGVRFTDAYAACPVCSPTRAAIQTGMYPARMDTTDWFGAPQPNRMSKHWTRDKPLLPAPYVERLPESETTLAELFQNAGYQTFFAGKWHLGPKGSWPEDHGYQINKGGWERGGPYGPGKYFVPYGNPRLEDGPPGEHLPDRLARETVDFMKDCKGKPFFAMLSFYSVHTPLIARDDLKAKYEEKRTQLELATERFIPEGERQNREVQDHAVYAGMVEAMDLAVGRVLQGLHDQGLEDNTIVIFTSDNGGLSTAEGSPTSNRPLRAGKGWLYEGGIRVPLIVRVPGSEVAGETSQAVVTSTDYFPALLTLTGSGAEDLSEIDGSDFSPVLTGDEFEREASFWHYPHYGNQGGAPGAAIREGHWKLIHWFEDGRRELFDLANDLGEKHNLADQHPDVAERLAMQLENWQQSVEAKMPTPNPNAK
- a CDS encoding glutamine--tRNA ligase/YqeY domain fusion protein; translated protein: MEAAESEKEPEKQSRNFIEQIIDADLEKGKNDGQVHTRFPPEPNGYLHIGHAKSICLNFGIAGQYDGKFNLRFDDTNPAKEEQEYVDAIIDDVRWLGGDWEDRLFYASDYFGQLHDWAVQLIEAGKAYVCDLNAEQMREYRGTLTEPGKPSPFRDRTVEENLELFAKMKAGEFADGERTLRAKIDMSSPNINLRDPVMYRIKHAHHQRTGDEWSIYPSYDFTHGQSDSLEGITHSICTLEFENHRPLYDWFCETLEIHHPRQIEFARLNLTYTVMSKRKLLQLVTEKHVAGWDDPRMPTLRGLRRRGYTAQAIRSFCERVGVTKVNSTIDMVWLEDAIREDLNENAQRRMGVLRPLKVVLTNVAEGEVAKTCELPNHPQQQELGTRKVKLGRVIYIEQDDFQEDAPKKFFRLKPDGAVRLRGAGIAVLEEIVKNEAGEVTELHCSFNPDTTAKHNDKKVKGTIHWVDAEQAVEAEVRLYDHLFRVENPDKAPEGGTFLNNLNPNSLETLMAKVEPALGKVESGEQFQFERLGYFYADPIDSKAGKPVFNRTATLRDSWVKEGQKA
- a CDS encoding terpene cyclase/mutase family protein; this translates as MRGNSRKWLALAFTFPFLGSCSLQLARAQGPSREPLANALTEAQWNQLDASVDRGLEWLLAKQGNQGEFYSARPAGQPGITALALLAFMSRGHQPGTGPYGKQLQRAVEFVLSCQLEDGLFSYKRPEAVHVRRRPSHTATYNHAIAGVMLSEAYGMNPERRDERLRSAIERAIARTRQLQTKRKPRPQDVGGWRYIRRSTEGADFESDLSVTAWHLMFYRSALNAGFEVRQEFAEEAVAYVRRCHVPLGDRNRRRGAFSYFAEGTHMANHPMTGCGLLTLALGGAADDPLCQDAADWLLAHPSRRYDDLERFSYAAYYSSQAMAQMGGHYWKEYYPSLAMGIVRGQQRDGSWLSQHDTTADFGPCYPTSMSILALTTGYQLLPIYQR
- a CDS encoding TspO/MBR family protein; the encoded protein is MTEETTEKSTHWPALAVFLAISAAAIGVGQLYPPGQWFASLNKPAINPPGWVFPVVWTPLYVMIAVAGWLIWRAGPKSLGMKLWAVQMVLNVAWSAIFFGAHRPGLALIEITFLWLAIGATILAARRLSQRNAKLAAWLLVPYWLWVSFATLLNASFWWLNR